The genomic segment CCTTTTTAAGCTTTATAGATGATGACCAGTGTAAGTTAAGTTCCCCTCCTAAGGCTCAGGGTTTAAACTTTAAGTCACCTATAATGATAAGAAATATTAAGCAATAGGACACAGCCCCCTTAGTGAATATTGAGGAGCTACCGCTACCAAGCTTGCTTAGGGATTTTCTAATAAGTAAGAGGGGCATTAGGACACTGTACCCGCCCCAGGAGGAGGCTATTAGGGCTGGTTTACTGAATGGTGAAAACATACTCATGGTTTCAGCCACAGCCTCAGGTAAGACGCTTCTAGCTGAAGTAGCTGCTGTAAATAATGTACTGGTTAATGATAAGAAGTCACTGGTGGCTGTTCCCCTGAAGGCATTAGCCTTCGAGAAGCTTAATGACTTCAACACGTACAGTGAATTAGGCATTAGGGTGGCTGCCTCAACAGGTGACTATAATAGTGAGGATAAGTGGTTAGGCTCTTATGATGTAATAATAACTACGTACGAGAAGCTTGATAGCCTACTCAGGCTTAAACCGAGTTGGATATGGAATGTTGGGCAATTAATAATTGATGAAATACACTTCATTAATGATGATGAAAGGGGACCAATAATAGAATCCATTGTGGCTAAGTTAAGGATGCTTAACCTTAACCCGCAGATCATTGGATTAAGCGCAACAATAGGCAACCCGGAGGAGTTGGCTAATTGGCTTAACGCTAAGCTGGTTAAATCAGATTGGAGACCAGTTAGCCTAAGGGAGGGGGTTTACCATAAGGGTGTAGTAACGTACGTTAATGACGGTGAAAAGAGGATCAGCGGGCAGGGTGATTCACTAATCAACCTAACAGTGGACACGTTGAATGATGGTGGGCAGGTACTGGTGTTCTCATCATCAAGACAAGGCGCAGTGAGGATTGCTAGGAAACTGGCTGAGTATATATGTTCATCCCCAGTCAGGTACATTGATCCTGGTGAGGCAGGTAAATTAGCTGAGGAGGTTAGGGAGACTTCATCATCAAGGATACTGGCTGAGGAATTAACAGGCTTAATAAAATGCGGCGTATCCTTCCACCACGCGGGCCTTGAGTTAGAGGTTAGGAGGGTTATTGAGGAGGGGTTTAGGAGGGGTGTATTAAGGGTATTAGCCTCCACAACGACCCTAGCGGCTGGGGTTAATTTACCTGCACGTAGGGTTATTGTGAATGAGTATAGGCGTTATGAACCAGGCTACGGCTTCATTGAAATACCTGTAATGGAGTATAAGCAGATGGCTGGTAGGGCAGGTAGACCAGGCCTTGACCCCTATGGTGAAGCAATAATAATTGTTTCCAGTAAGGATGAGGTGGATTACGTCATTGATAAGTACATTAAGTCCCCGCCGGAGTACGTTAAGTCAAACTTCATGAACCCTACATCACTTAAATTCCACACACTATCAGCGGTGGCAAGCCAGTACGCTGAAACCATTGATGAATTAGTTAAATTCACTTCAAACACCTTCGCTGGGTTTCAGGGTAAATTATCAGCAATGATTCAAGCTAATTCAGTGAGGAGGATGATCAGTAGGATCATTGATGAACTGGTTGATTACGGCTTCATAATAAGGAATGGGGATAAACTAGAGGCCACTGAGGTTGGTGCAGTTGTTAACAGGATGTACCTTGACCCAGATACTGCACACGTATTCATAATGGGTTTGAGAAACCTCAACAGTGACGCTGACTTAAACGCCTACTCACTGATGCTTGTGGTTAAGTCACCTAAGATACCTAAGGTTAAGGTGAGGAGGAATGAGCTTGATGAATTAGCTCAACAAGCAGCCTCAATGTGGTCCTCAATACCCCTTAAACCCAGTGATGTGGATGAGTTAGTTAATTACCCTGAGGATTACGAGGACTTCCTATCAGAGTTTAAAACAGCCATGGCGCTCCTTGAGTGGATTAATGAGAGTAATGAGGATCAAATTATGAAGACTTACGACGTCCAACCTGGGGATTTAAGGGTGCTTTCAGACCAAGCCGAGTGGTTAATAGGTGCACTTCAGGAATTAGCCAGGACACTGGGGTTAAGTGGGAATGTTGTGAATGGGTTGAGGGCGCTTAGGTATAGGGTGAAGTACGGTGTTAATGATGAACTCCTGGAACTGGTCGTTAACCTTGAGGGAGTGGGTAGGGTTAGGGCAAGGGCCCTCTATGCCGCAGGCTATAGGTCAATTGAGGACTTAGCTAAGGCAAATGTAAGTGACTTAACCAGGATACGTGGAATAGGGGATAAGATTGCTGGTTCAATAATTGAACAGGCTCATCAATTAGTTAAGGATGGCAGGGTAATTAAGTTTAATGAATCCACGGTTAAGGGAAAGACTAGGCGTGGTGGAGGTGGCTTACTTGACCACATGTATTGAAGCCATGCCTTGAATACTTAATCCCATTAAGCCTTAACCTTACTTATCCTTGATATGGTTGATAATACAATTATATTACTGGTTAATCATTGGATTACACTTTAAACCCGGGGATACGTAGTAGCCTTGATGGATTTATTCAAGCCATTAACATTAACTGACGGTGCATTACTGGTTAAGCTAGCCAGATATGCGATAGAGAGTAGGTTAAGGAATATTGAGAAGATTCCCATTACTGCCGATCACCTTAAGTCAATGAGCCTAGGCGTATGGGTGTCTGTGGAGAAGATTAAGGTGAGTAATGGATTCAGGTACAGGGAGCTTAGGGGTGATGTTGGTTCACCATACCCCATTAGGAACCTTTACGATGATGTCATAATGATAGCCAGGTATGCAGCCTTCAATTCACCTAAATATAGTCCATTATCTTTAAGTGAGGTTAAGAGAATAGTCATTGAGGTTATTGTTAATAATCAACCCAGGCAAGTGAGCATGGATAATTTAGCTAAGGTATTCATACCAGGTTACCATGGCTTACTAGTTAAAAGACCTGACGGTAGTATTGAGGCTTACTTGGCGCATAAGATTATTGAAGCCGCGGCTAAGTTCCATGAGGAGAAGGGTAAACCCCCATCAATGGATGAATTAATTTCACTAATATGCAGTAAGGGGTGTAGTGAAGTCAGGATCTTTGAGACGCAGATATTCTATGAACTTGAACCTGAGGGGGAGGTTATAGAGAGGTTACTCTACATGAATAAGTACCTTAGGGAAATTAACGCCGCCTCCCCCTTAGAGGGTTAATTCAACGCTTCACTACTTATGAAGAAGGCTTATTAAGGGTTTAGTGGACTCTACATGCTTAAACGTGTTGACGTAAGGTTAAACCCCTTGGCGAAAGATTTATAAAAGACTAAGGGATGATGGAGGTAGATGATAGATATATCAAGGGAACTGCAAGTTGTAGCTAATACAGGTAGGTTGACGATGGGTGTTAGGCAATCAATAAAGGCTATACTTAATGGTGACGCTAAGTTAGTTATAATGGCCGCTAACGTACCGCCAAGCATCAGGCAGGATGTTGAAAGATACGCTAAGTTATCTCAAGTACCAGTATTCACCTACGCTGGGACAAGCTGGGAACTGGGAGGCGCATTAAGGAGGAGTCATAAAATAGCAGTTGTGGCTATTATTGATCCAGGTGAGAGTAGTATAATGTCCCTTGCCGGTGGTGCCAATGTCTAAGAGTAGGGGTCGAATCATACTAACTGATGATGAGTTAAGGTACGCGGCGCTCTTCGAAAGCGTCACTGGGATAACGCCTAGGGATGCAATATATGATCCTGAATTCAATAGGATAATATTCATTGTTGATAAGAATTTCGCACCATTAGCCGTTGGTAAGGGAGGTATAAATGTTAAGAAGCTTAAGAATCTACTCGGTAAGGATGTTGAAATAGTTGAGTACGGTGATGACCCCGAGGAATTACTAAGGAATGCACTCTACCCAGCTAAGGTGGTGAACATAACCATTAATAAGCTTCCCAATAATGGTAAAGTAGCCATAATTAGAGTTGAGGAGGGGGAGAAGGGTATAGCATTAGGTAAGTACCATAGGAACCTTAAAAGAGCAGCCCTACTGGCTAAGAGATACTTCGACATTGATAACGTTAAGATACCATAACGCTTATTAAGGCTAACCCAGGGGGCACATTGTGAGTGGTAAAAAGAGCCCATTAGGACTATATGCCGCTAGGAAGCTTAGAAGAAAGAGACAGAAATTCAGGTGGAGTGATATTCAGTATAAGAAGAGAGCGTTAGGCTTTATTAAGAAGTATGACCCACTGGAAGGAGCCCCAATGGCAAGAGGAATAGTACTGGAGAAGGTAGGCGTAGAGGCAAGAAAACCCAACGCAGCAGTGAGGAAGTGCGTAACCCCAGATACATTAATTAATTTAACACCCAGGGTAGCAACTAGGATAATTAACCTCGCGGGTAATTGGCATGAAGTTTCAATAATCCACTTCAATAAGGGTTCTAAGGTAATTGAACCAACTAGGCTCATTGACTTCTTCCACATAGAGCCCGAGGAGTTTAGAGAGGATGGTGTGTATGAGTTGAGGACACTCTACGGTAGGAGAATAATAGCGAGTGGTGATCACCCAATATACACTGGGAGAGGCATATTACCCCTTAAGGAGGTTAAGCCAGGTGATTACGTAGCCGTATACCCAAGGGAGCCCATTGAGGCTTACACGCTTAATGATGATAGAGTAATACTAACTGAGGATGACATAAGAAGGGAGGCTCCACCAAACGCCAAGGTTGATCAAATTATTAATAGGCTTAAGGAGTTAGGACTGATACCACTTAAGTATAGTAATAGTAATATTTATAGGATTGCACGATTAGTCGGCCATCTATTTGGGGATGGGTCACTAAGCTACGTTAAGAGTGGCAATGGTTATGAGGGTAAAGTGGCATTCAGTGGAAATCCCAGTGACCTTGAGGACATTATAAATGATTTAATTGAATTAGGATTTAAACCATCAAAGATTAGGGAGTACCACGGCGAAAGCATTGTTACCTGGAGTAATGGATTAATGAATGTAATTAGCGGTAAGTCAAATGTTGCCTTCGTCACCTCAATAACGTTATTCACGCTACTTAAGGCATTGGGGATTCCCGTTGGTGATAAGGCACTGCAGGCATATAGAGTGCCTGAGTGGGTAATGGAGGCTCCATTGGACGTTAAGGCGGAGTTTTTAGCCGCGTACTTCGGTAGTGAGTTAGAGAGACCGCGGGTTGAGAATAACGGTAGAACATTCCAACCACCAACACTGGTAATACACAAGGCTGAGAACCTGGCTGGGAATGGTATTGAATTCCTAAACGATATTAGGAAACTACTTAGTGAATTCGGTATAGAGACAACACCCGTGAGCGTTAGCAGTGGCGTCATTAGGAAGAATGGCATTAGGACCGTTAGGTTGAGGTTTTCAATAATTAGTAACACTAATAACTTACTAAGGTTCTTTGGAAGGATAGGCTATGCGTACAATAAGGAACATGACTCACTGGCGGTATTAGCGTATGAGTATCTACGTAGAAAGGTTTTGCTTTGGCAGCATTACGCTGATGCTTATGAATTAACGAGGAAATTAATGAGCGAAGGCTACGACGGACCCAGTATAGTTAAGGCCCTTAGGAGCGCCGGGTATAGGGTTAGTAGGGCCACGGTGTATAAGTGGTTAAAGGGTGTTAAGAATACTAAGTACATAGGTAGAACAGCCAGAATACCATCATTCAGTGATTGGATTATTAAGGCCACACTAGGGCTGGGGAACTCGGGGCTGGTTTGGGATGTGGTCACTGAAGTTAAGCCCATTGAGTGGAATGATAGGCTTTGGGATGTGACCACTGAAAGCTCATACCATAACTTCATTGCAAACGGCCTGGTAACCGGCAACTGTGTCAGGGTCCAGCTTACGAAGAATGGGAAGGTGGTTACGGCATTCGTGCCGTGGGATGGTGGTTTAAACCTCATTAATGAGCATGATGAGGTGATCATAGAGAGGATCGGTGGCCCAGAGGGTAGGGCTTACGGTGACCTACCTGGCGTGAGGTTTAAGGTAACTAAAGTTAATGGAGTCAGTCTTAAAGCCATACTACTGGGTAAGAAACAGAAACCAGTTAGATAATTAGCCATTAACTTAAGTTACATTATTAATTCACTTAATTTAATAATAATAAGTATAAATGCGGTTTGCAAATGCCTAATTTCCCAGCAGTTAATGGTAGTATCACCTACCCTACTAGTCATTCGTGATCCTATGTTGAACACTATGTATGAATCCTATGAATTGATGGATAACAAATTCATGAAACCCAATGATAACTTCGTTCATGTGCCACAACAAACTCCTAGGATCAATGCAAGGATTAGGCGATCGTTGAGCGGGAACTACGTGGGTTTAGAAGAGGTAGCTTGATCCGCCTAGTTACTCCATGGATAAGTTATTCATGGATTACTTGGCCGGCGC from the Caldivirga maquilingensis IC-167 genome contains:
- a CDS encoding DEAD/DEAH box helicase, which gives rise to MNIEELPLPSLLRDFLISKRGIRTLYPPQEEAIRAGLLNGENILMVSATASGKTLLAEVAAVNNVLVNDKKSLVAVPLKALAFEKLNDFNTYSELGIRVAASTGDYNSEDKWLGSYDVIITTYEKLDSLLRLKPSWIWNVGQLIIDEIHFINDDERGPIIESIVAKLRMLNLNPQIIGLSATIGNPEELANWLNAKLVKSDWRPVSLREGVYHKGVVTYVNDGEKRISGQGDSLINLTVDTLNDGGQVLVFSSSRQGAVRIARKLAEYICSSPVRYIDPGEAGKLAEEVRETSSSRILAEELTGLIKCGVSFHHAGLELEVRRVIEEGFRRGVLRVLASTTTLAAGVNLPARRVIVNEYRRYEPGYGFIEIPVMEYKQMAGRAGRPGLDPYGEAIIIVSSKDEVDYVIDKYIKSPPEYVKSNFMNPTSLKFHTLSAVASQYAETIDELVKFTSNTFAGFQGKLSAMIQANSVRRMISRIIDELVDYGFIIRNGDKLEATEVGAVVNRMYLDPDTAHVFIMGLRNLNSDADLNAYSLMLVVKSPKIPKVKVRRNELDELAQQAASMWSSIPLKPSDVDELVNYPEDYEDFLSEFKTAMALLEWINESNEDQIMKTYDVQPGDLRVLSDQAEWLIGALQELARTLGLSGNVVNGLRALRYRVKYGVNDELLELVVNLEGVGRVRARALYAAGYRSIEDLAKANVSDLTRIRGIGDKIAGSIIEQAHQLVKDGRVIKFNESTVKGKTRRGGGGLLDHMY
- a CDS encoding AMMECR1 domain-containing protein, yielding MDLFKPLTLTDGALLVKLARYAIESRLRNIEKIPITADHLKSMSLGVWVSVEKIKVSNGFRYRELRGDVGSPYPIRNLYDDVIMIARYAAFNSPKYSPLSLSEVKRIVIEVIVNNQPRQVSMDNLAKVFIPGYHGLLVKRPDGSIEAYLAHKIIEAAAKFHEEKGKPPSMDELISLICSKGCSEVRIFETQIFYELEPEGEVIERLLYMNKYLREINAASPLEG
- a CDS encoding 50S ribosomal protein L30e; this encodes MIDISRELQVVANTGRLTMGVRQSIKAILNGDAKLVIMAANVPPSIRQDVERYAKLSQVPVFTYAGTSWELGGALRRSHKIAVVAIIDPGESSIMSLAGGANV
- a CDS encoding NusA-like transcription termination signal-binding factor; this translates as MSKSRGRIILTDDELRYAALFESVTGITPRDAIYDPEFNRIIFIVDKNFAPLAVGKGGINVKKLKNLLGKDVEIVEYGDDPEELLRNALYPAKVVNITINKLPNNGKVAIIRVEEGEKGIALGKYHRNLKRAALLAKRYFDIDNVKIP
- a CDS encoding intein-containing 30S ribosomal protein S12; protein product: MSGKKSPLGLYAARKLRRKRQKFRWSDIQYKKRALGFIKKYDPLEGAPMARGIVLEKVGVEARKPNAAVRKCVTPDTLINLTPRVATRIINLAGNWHEVSIIHFNKGSKVIEPTRLIDFFHIEPEEFREDGVYELRTLYGRRIIASGDHPIYTGRGILPLKEVKPGDYVAVYPREPIEAYTLNDDRVILTEDDIRREAPPNAKVDQIINRLKELGLIPLKYSNSNIYRIARLVGHLFGDGSLSYVKSGNGYEGKVAFSGNPSDLEDIINDLIELGFKPSKIREYHGESIVTWSNGLMNVISGKSNVAFVTSITLFTLLKALGIPVGDKALQAYRVPEWVMEAPLDVKAEFLAAYFGSELERPRVENNGRTFQPPTLVIHKAENLAGNGIEFLNDIRKLLSEFGIETTPVSVSSGVIRKNGIRTVRLRFSIISNTNNLLRFFGRIGYAYNKEHDSLAVLAYEYLRRKVLLWQHYADAYELTRKLMSEGYDGPSIVKALRSAGYRVSRATVYKWLKGVKNTKYIGRTARIPSFSDWIIKATLGLGNSGLVWDVVTEVKPIEWNDRLWDVTTESSYHNFIANGLVTGNCVRVQLTKNGKVVTAFVPWDGGLNLINEHDEVIIERIGGPEGRAYGDLPGVRFKVTKVNGVSLKAILLGKKQKPVR